A window of Acidobacteriota bacterium contains these coding sequences:
- a CDS encoding cyclase family protein — MRLHLAPIAFLPLLTLFAGALALAPAAHAQSWSLPSEAERCPSKWGANDTRGAANHMGPESVLRAAGLIREGRVIELGQVLHSGMPLGARHFDVYMKPTTMNPQSNRRGSNEELVVAEMGQVGTQFDAFPHQTIGDSLYNCVDMNEVITRTGFTRLGVEGVGTLMTRGVLIDVAALKGVDMLPDTYEITVDDLQQALDRQGVSLETGDAVLIHTGWGVLWETDGERFMATNPGIGVAAAEWLIEHDPMILGADNQPVEVSPNPDPNLSLPIHQLALVVHGIHLVERMKLDELAAAGVYEFAFVVQPLKLQGATGSTVVPVAIY, encoded by the coding sequence GTGCGACTTCACCTTGCCCCGATCGCCTTCTTGCCACTGCTCACCCTGTTCGCCGGCGCACTCGCTCTCGCGCCGGCCGCGCATGCGCAGTCGTGGTCGCTGCCCTCCGAGGCGGAACGCTGCCCGTCGAAGTGGGGCGCCAACGACACGCGCGGCGCCGCCAACCATATGGGCCCCGAGTCGGTGCTGCGCGCGGCGGGCCTGATCCGGGAGGGGCGTGTGATCGAGTTGGGACAGGTGCTGCATAGTGGGATGCCGCTCGGCGCCCGGCATTTCGACGTCTACATGAAACCGACGACGATGAACCCGCAAAGCAACCGGCGCGGATCGAACGAGGAGCTGGTGGTGGCGGAAATGGGTCAGGTCGGGACGCAGTTCGACGCCTTCCCACACCAGACCATCGGCGACAGCCTCTACAACTGCGTCGACATGAACGAGGTGATTACCCGGACCGGCTTCACGCGGCTCGGCGTCGAGGGCGTCGGCACATTGATGACGCGAGGCGTCCTGATCGACGTCGCCGCGCTCAAGGGCGTCGACATGCTGCCGGACACCTACGAGATCACGGTCGACGACCTGCAGCAGGCGCTGGACCGCCAGGGCGTGTCGCTGGAAACAGGTGACGCAGTGCTGATTCACACCGGATGGGGCGTGCTCTGGGAGACCGACGGCGAGCGTTTCATGGCGACGAACCCCGGCATTGGAGTCGCTGCGGCCGAATGGCTCATCGAGCACGACCCGATGATCCTCGGCGCCGACAATCAGCCGGTGGAGGTCTCTCCCAACCCCGACCCGAACCTGTCGCTACCGATCCATCAACTGGCCCTGGTCGTCCACGGCATCCACCTCGTCGAGCGGATGAAGCTGGACGAGCTGGCCGCCGCCGGCGTCTACGAGTTCGCCTTCGTCGTCCAGCCCCTCAAGCTTCAGGGCGCAACCGGATCGACCGTCGTCCCGGTCGCCATCTACTGA
- a CDS encoding carboxymuconolactone decarboxylase family protein, with protein MRTNRHFPTAVAGRLAAIIILAPTYAMTVTAQDRMPPIPEAEMTEAQRAAVEEFKTVRNRTSVGGPFVPLLRSPEVMSRARNVGDYARYQTALPPRLSEFVILLTARHWTQQYEWYVHAPIAEREGLDRAIIDAVADGRRPIDMADDEAAVYDFVRELFRTQGVSDPTYARLVDHLGERGVIDTIGIMGYYQLLAMVMNTARTPLPEGVEPPLPAFPR; from the coding sequence ATGAGAACGAATCGTCACTTCCCCACCGCGGTTGCCGGGAGGCTCGCGGCCATCATCATTCTGGCGCCGACGTACGCCATGACCGTCACCGCACAGGACCGCATGCCGCCGATTCCGGAAGCGGAGATGACCGAGGCCCAGCGTGCCGCCGTCGAGGAGTTCAAGACCGTCCGCAACCGCACCAGCGTCGGCGGTCCGTTCGTTCCCCTGTTGCGGAGCCCCGAGGTGATGAGCCGCGCCCGCAACGTGGGCGACTACGCCCGCTACCAGACGGCGCTCCCGCCCCGGCTGAGCGAGTTCGTCATCCTGCTGACCGCGCGTCACTGGACGCAGCAGTACGAATGGTACGTCCACGCGCCGATCGCCGAGCGCGAGGGACTCGACCGCGCCATCATCGACGCTGTCGCCGACGGACGCCGCCCCATCGACATGGCGGATGACGAAGCGGCGGTCTACGACTTCGTGCGGGAGCTGTTCCGCACCCAGGGTGTGAGCGATCCCACCTACGCCCGGCTCGTCGACCATCTGGGCGAGCGCGGCGTCATCGACACCATCGGCATCATGGGCTACTACCAGCTCCTCGCGATGGTGATGAACACCGCCCGGACCCCGCTCCCCGAGGGAGTGGAGCCGCCGCTGCCGGCGTTCCCGCGCTAG
- a CDS encoding amidohydrolase family protein has protein sequence MQQRFPTRVLALALALALVVLALPPPAAAQDEVQVFRGAYVVPIAVPPIESGVVVVRDGSIVEVGGPEVATPAGAVEHDLSGQWLMPGIVDSHSHVGSASGGDRSSPLHPDVRSLDSIDIASDGFWRARAGGITTVNVMPGSGHLMSGQTTYLKLRDGGRTIEDWLFCDDPATDVCGGMKMANGTNSMSGPPFPGTRARSAALVRGLYHEAQAWLEREGAGADRDEPDSRDLRMEGLAEVLAGERIVQHHTHRHNDIATVLRLREEFGFRVVIQHGTESWKLADEIAAAGVPVSITFIDAPGGKEETLDWSLEIGAILEQAGVDVAFNTDDFITDSRLLLRGAAIAVRNGMSRDAALEALTLAPARMLGLEDRIGSLEAGKDADLVVLSGDPFSVYTKVEQTWVEGRQIFDRSNPEHRRYAVGGHNVYRLSAEEEAALRELLAGEGL, from the coding sequence ATGCAGCAACGCTTCCCTACGCGCGTCCTGGCCCTGGCCCTGGCCCTGGCGCTGGTCGTCCTGGCGCTGCCGCCGCCCGCGGCGGCGCAGGACGAGGTGCAGGTCTTCCGTGGGGCCTACGTCGTTCCGATTGCGGTTCCGCCCATCGAATCGGGAGTCGTGGTCGTCCGCGACGGGTCCATTGTCGAGGTCGGCGGGCCGGAAGTGGCGACGCCGGCAGGGGCGGTAGAGCACGACCTGTCGGGCCAGTGGCTGATGCCCGGCATCGTCGACAGCCATTCCCACGTCGGTTCCGCGTCGGGCGGCGACCGATCATCGCCGCTGCACCCCGACGTACGGTCGCTGGACTCCATCGACATCGCCTCCGACGGTTTCTGGCGCGCCCGGGCCGGCGGCATCACGACCGTGAACGTGATGCCCGGCTCGGGTCACCTGATGTCAGGCCAAACGACTTATCTCAAGCTCCGTGACGGAGGCCGCACGATAGAGGACTGGCTGTTCTGCGACGACCCGGCGACCGACGTGTGCGGCGGCATGAAGATGGCGAACGGCACGAACTCGATGAGCGGACCGCCGTTTCCGGGCACACGGGCGAGGTCCGCGGCGCTCGTGCGTGGCCTCTACCACGAGGCCCAGGCCTGGCTGGAACGGGAGGGCGCCGGAGCGGATCGCGACGAGCCGGACTCGCGCGACCTGCGCATGGAGGGACTGGCCGAGGTGCTGGCCGGCGAGCGCATCGTCCAGCACCATACGCACCGCCACAACGACATCGCCACGGTGTTGCGCCTGCGGGAGGAGTTCGGCTTCCGCGTCGTGATCCAGCATGGCACCGAGTCGTGGAAGCTGGCTGACGAGATCGCCGCGGCCGGCGTGCCGGTTTCGATCACCTTCATCGACGCGCCGGGCGGCAAGGAGGAGACGCTCGACTGGTCGTTGGAGATCGGTGCGATCCTGGAGCAGGCCGGCGTCGACGTGGCGTTCAACACGGACGACTTCATTACCGACTCCCGGCTCCTCCTGCGCGGCGCGGCCATCGCGGTTCGCAACGGCATGTCGCGTGACGCGGCTCTGGAGGCATTGACCCTGGCGCCGGCGCGCATGCTCGGCCTCGAGGACCGCATCGGCTCCCTCGAAGCGGGCAAGGACGCCGACTTGGTGGTGCTGTCGGGCGATCCGTTCAGCGTCTATACCAAGGTGGAGCAGACCTGGGTCGAGGGCCGGCAGATCTTCGACCGGTCGAATCCGGAGCATCGCCGCTACGCGGTGGGCGGGCACAACGTCTACCGCCTGTCGGCGGAAGAAGAAGCAGCGCTTCGGGAGCTGCTGGCGGGAGAGGGGTTGTGA
- a CDS encoding carboxypeptidase regulatory-like domain-containing protein: MRRQKRIGRFMVGGLGAAAAAVLAFAATPGAVQPPDLTADGEDLAGVVQSPAGPEAGIWVIAETDDLDTRFRKIVVTGDDGRFLVPDLPAASYRVWVRGYGLVDSEPVTAQPGETLTLQATPAATPAEAAQVYPANYWYSLLEPPPPSEFPGTGPEGNGIAENLRSQAAWVDLTKQGCQLCHQMGNRFTFDTSHLTDFDSTVAAWDHRLLFGQRGRQMSAVMNRFGRQRGLEMYADWSDRIAAGEVPPAPPRPRGVERNLVLTMWEWGGETSYIHDEITTDKRDPTVNGNGLLYGVSITHDTLVVTDPARHQSMELKIPLREPEAMVPSFFPTEPGFEPSPTWADEVIFNAPANPHNPMMDADGRVWMTSTVRRRDNPDWCKQGSMHPSAQYFPVDRSGRQISYYDPSSESFTLIDSCYGTHHLQFGEDEQDTLWLSGDPNVVGWLDTKLYDETGDERASQGWCPTVIDTNGDGRITRPWNEPNEPVDASRDTRIAGFAYGIIASPVDDSAWIARTGPFPGRLVRLDRGDNPPETCIAEVFEPPSIENPAVDPAQTGHAPRGVDVDRNGLIWTALSGSGHMASFDRGKCAVLNGPEATGQHCPEGWTLYPSPGPQMKGVADPGSADYHYYNWVDQFDTLGLGPNVPMAPGSGSDSVLALLPETGEWVVLRVPYPLGFYSRGLDGRIDDPDAGWKGRGLWANYGSNLNWHIEGGKGTRSSIIHFQLRPHPLAE; the protein is encoded by the coding sequence ATGAGGCGCCAGAAGAGGATCGGACGGTTCATGGTTGGTGGATTGGGAGCGGCTGCCGCTGCCGTCCTAGCCTTTGCCGCCACGCCCGGCGCGGTCCAGCCGCCGGACCTGACGGCCGACGGTGAAGACCTGGCTGGTGTCGTGCAGAGCCCCGCCGGTCCGGAGGCGGGCATCTGGGTGATCGCCGAGACCGACGACCTCGACACCCGGTTCCGCAAGATCGTCGTGACCGGCGACGACGGTCGGTTTCTCGTTCCCGACCTGCCGGCCGCGTCCTACCGCGTCTGGGTGCGGGGCTACGGTCTGGTCGACTCCGAGCCGGTGACCGCCCAGCCCGGCGAGACGCTCACGCTGCAGGCGACACCCGCGGCGACGCCGGCGGAAGCGGCGCAGGTCTATCCCGCGAACTACTGGTACTCGTTGCTCGAGCCGCCGCCGCCGAGCGAGTTCCCCGGAACCGGCCCGGAAGGGAACGGCATCGCGGAGAATCTCCGCAGCCAGGCCGCGTGGGTCGACCTCACGAAGCAGGGGTGCCAGCTCTGCCACCAGATGGGCAATCGCTTCACGTTCGACACCAGCCACCTGACGGACTTCGATTCGACCGTCGCGGCATGGGATCACCGGTTGCTGTTCGGCCAGCGCGGCCGGCAGATGAGCGCGGTGATGAACCGGTTCGGCCGCCAGCGCGGCCTGGAGATGTATGCGGACTGGAGCGACCGGATCGCCGCCGGCGAGGTGCCCCCGGCCCCGCCGCGTCCGCGGGGTGTCGAGCGCAACCTGGTGCTCACGATGTGGGAGTGGGGCGGCGAGACGTCCTACATCCATGACGAGATTACGACCGACAAGCGCGATCCGACCGTCAACGGCAACGGCTTGCTGTATGGCGTGTCGATCACGCACGACACGCTCGTGGTCACCGATCCGGCCCGCCACCAGTCGATGGAGCTGAAGATCCCGCTGCGCGAGCCCGAGGCAATGGTCCCGTCGTTCTTCCCGACCGAGCCGGGCTTCGAGCCGTCGCCGACGTGGGCGGACGAGGTGATCTTCAATGCTCCGGCCAACCCGCACAACCCGATGATGGACGCCGACGGAAGGGTCTGGATGACCTCGACGGTGCGCCGGCGCGACAATCCGGACTGGTGCAAGCAGGGGTCGATGCACCCCTCGGCGCAGTATTTCCCGGTCGACCGGAGCGGGCGGCAGATCTCGTACTACGATCCGTCCTCCGAGTCGTTCACGCTTATCGACAGTTGCTACGGCACCCACCACCTGCAGTTCGGCGAGGACGAGCAGGATACGCTCTGGCTGAGTGGCGACCCGAACGTCGTCGGATGGCTCGACACCAAACTGTACGACGAGACGGGTGACGAGCGCGCGTCCCAGGGCTGGTGTCCGACCGTGATCGACACCAACGGCGACGGCCGGATTACGCGTCCCTGGAACGAACCCAACGAGCCGGTCGACGCCTCGCGCGACACGCGCATCGCCGGATTCGCCTATGGGATCATTGCCAGTCCCGTGGACGATTCCGCCTGGATCGCGCGGACGGGTCCATTCCCGGGCCGCCTCGTCCGCCTCGACCGGGGCGATAATCCTCCCGAGACCTGCATCGCGGAGGTATTCGAGCCGCCGTCGATCGAGAACCCGGCGGTCGATCCGGCCCAGACCGGGCACGCGCCACGCGGCGTCGACGTCGACCGGAACGGTCTCATCTGGACGGCGCTCTCGGGCAGCGGCCACATGGCCAGCTTCGACCGCGGCAAGTGCGCGGTGCTGAACGGTCCGGAGGCGACCGGCCAGCACTGTCCGGAGGGTTGGACGCTCTACCCGTCGCCCGGTCCCCAGATGAAGGGGGTGGCCGATCCGGGGAGCGCGGACTACCACTACTACAACTGGGTCGATCAGTTCGACACGCTGGGCCTCGGCCCGAACGTGCCGATGGCGCCCGGATCCGGGTCGGATTCGGTTCTGGCGTTGCTGCCCGAGACGGGGGAGTGGGTAGTGCTGCGCGTACCCTACCCGCTGGGGTTCTACTCGCGTGGTCTCGACGGGCGGATTGACGATCCGGACGCCGGCTGGAAGGGCCGCGGCCTCTGGGCCAACTACGGCTCGAACCTGAACTGGCACATCGAGGGCGGCAAGGGCACGCGGAGCTCGATTATTCACTTCCAGCTCCGGCCCCACCCGCTCGCGGAGTAG
- a CDS encoding PQQ-binding-like beta-propeller repeat protein has protein sequence MTRRRLAGTKLLGALGVLALLATGTLSAQGDGGWTHWGGDEGSSRYAPFDQINAGNFEDLEVAWVWRGDNYGPQVDNVMRSTPIYAEGKLFGVAGYRRQVIAMDPETGETLWTFREPPTKRWADSMRKNYGKGVAYDQVNGEGRIYVVTPGFFLHALDPDTGKLISGFGNNGTVDLLADFGYEYHPTNGLPSEVGYITNSSPPIVVNGVVVVGNSHEQGYRQTRHENVPGHVLAYDAATGEHLWKFNVIPQSESEFGFDTWENDAWQWTGNVSAWAPLSADSELGLVYVVTDPPTNDYWGGFHPGDNLFATSILALDVRTGERQWHFQTVHHDIWNRDNPTAPNLLDVTIDGRRTPILVQTTKQAFAYTFNRETGEPIWPIEERPVPRGHVPGEWYSPTQPFPTKPPAYDLQEVTEDDLIDFTPELRQQALEILNQYQYGSMFMPPLHPDNDLGKRGAIHCPGPGGGTNITGGTSADPETGVLYASSMTLCAAPILTPGEEGDAADPNPVGRTIAKYATDNGFLQGPQGLPLFKPPYGRITAIDMNTGETLWMIPNGDTPDAIRNHPALAGVDLPNTGVRSQSLSIVTRSLLMYSEGRGGRPLLYAVDKRTGDQLGAVGIPAPATSIPMSYMHEGRQYIVIPIAGGPDRYPGSLVALRLPEA, from the coding sequence ATGACACGACGGCGATTGGCGGGAACCAAGCTCCTCGGAGCGTTGGGCGTGCTGGCCCTGTTGGCCACGGGCACGCTGTCCGCGCAGGGCGACGGCGGCTGGACCCACTGGGGCGGCGACGAAGGGAGCTCGCGCTACGCGCCGTTCGATCAGATCAACGCGGGGAACTTCGAGGACCTCGAGGTGGCGTGGGTCTGGCGTGGCGACAACTACGGCCCGCAGGTCGACAACGTCATGCGTTCGACGCCGATCTACGCCGAAGGCAAGCTGTTCGGCGTCGCCGGCTACCGGCGCCAGGTGATCGCCATGGACCCGGAGACGGGCGAGACCCTCTGGACCTTCCGCGAGCCGCCGACGAAGCGCTGGGCGGATTCGATGCGCAAGAACTACGGCAAGGGCGTCGCCTACGATCAGGTGAACGGGGAGGGGCGCATCTACGTCGTCACCCCCGGCTTCTTCCTGCACGCGCTCGATCCCGACACCGGTAAGCTGATCTCCGGCTTCGGCAACAACGGGACCGTCGATCTGCTCGCCGACTTCGGCTACGAGTACCACCCGACGAACGGCCTGCCGTCCGAGGTGGGCTACATCACCAATTCGTCACCACCCATCGTCGTGAACGGCGTCGTCGTGGTGGGGAACTCGCACGAACAGGGCTACCGCCAGACGCGCCACGAGAACGTTCCGGGACACGTGCTGGCGTACGACGCGGCGACCGGAGAGCACCTGTGGAAGTTCAACGTGATCCCGCAGTCGGAGAGCGAGTTCGGCTTCGACACGTGGGAGAACGACGCGTGGCAGTGGACCGGCAACGTGTCGGCGTGGGCGCCGCTGTCGGCCGACTCGGAGCTCGGGCTGGTCTACGTCGTGACCGACCCGCCGACCAACGACTACTGGGGCGGGTTCCATCCGGGCGACAACCTGTTCGCCACCAGCATCCTGGCCCTCGACGTCCGGACCGGCGAGCGGCAGTGGCACTTCCAGACGGTGCATCACGATATCTGGAACCGGGACAATCCGACCGCGCCGAACCTGCTCGACGTCACCATCGACGGCCGGCGGACGCCGATCCTCGTGCAGACGACGAAACAGGCGTTCGCCTACACGTTCAACCGGGAGACGGGCGAGCCGATCTGGCCCATCGAGGAGCGCCCGGTGCCGCGCGGCCATGTACCGGGGGAGTGGTATTCGCCGACCCAGCCGTTTCCGACCAAGCCGCCCGCCTACGACCTGCAGGAGGTGACCGAGGACGATCTGATCGACTTCACGCCGGAGCTGCGGCAGCAGGCGCTCGAGATCCTGAACCAGTACCAGTACGGGTCGATGTTCATGCCGCCGCTCCATCCCGACAACGACCTCGGGAAGCGCGGCGCGATCCACTGCCCCGGTCCGGGCGGGGGAACCAACATCACCGGTGGCACGTCGGCCGACCCGGAGACCGGCGTCCTTTACGCCTCGTCGATGACCTTGTGCGCGGCCCCCATCCTGACGCCCGGCGAAGAGGGTGACGCGGCGGATCCGAATCCCGTCGGCCGGACCATCGCGAAGTACGCGACCGACAACGGGTTCCTGCAGGGGCCGCAGGGCCTGCCCCTCTTCAAGCCGCCCTACGGCCGGATCACCGCCATCGACATGAACACCGGGGAGACGCTGTGGATGATCCCCAACGGCGATACGCCCGACGCGATCCGGAATCACCCGGCGCTTGCCGGCGTGGACCTGCCGAACACCGGCGTGCGGAGCCAGTCGCTCTCGATCGTCACCCGGTCATTGTTGATGTACTCGGAGGGAAGGGGCGGCCGCCCGCTGCTCTACGCGGTCGACAAGCGGACCGGCGACCAGCTCGGCGCCGTCGGGATCCCGGCGCCGGCCACCAGCATCCCGATGAGCTACATGCACGAGGGGCGCCAGTACATCGTCATCCCGATCGCCGGCGGGCCGGATCGATATCCCGGCTCGCTGGTCGCCCTGCGTCTGCCCGAGGCCTGA
- a CDS encoding amidohydrolase family protein produces the protein MEDAVVIAGADGAIDWVGPAADADIPAGVEVLEAAVVTPGLVDAHSVVGLAGALNSNVGPVRDQDQLDRSAPIQPELRAIDAYDAAETLVEWVRSYGVTTLHTGHGPGALISGQTMIVKPRGSNTDEAVIVPARMLAATLGNAVTSNFDSPGTSSKGVAMLRGALIGAQAYQEQARRAASGGPDDPQPPAPDLAKEALVRVLDGELSLLVTANTATEIAAALRLQREFGFDLVLDGAAESYLLLDEIREAGVPVVVHPPMSRVRNASFETAGMLAEAGIPFAIQTGFEDYVPKTRVLLWEAAIAAANGLGREGALEAVTLGAARILGIDDRVGSIEVGKDADLVLYDGDPFEYTSHVCGVVIESEVFSRECR, from the coding sequence ATGGAGGACGCCGTCGTCATTGCCGGCGCCGACGGCGCCATCGACTGGGTGGGCCCGGCCGCCGACGCGGATATTCCGGCCGGGGTCGAAGTGCTGGAAGCCGCGGTCGTAACCCCCGGCCTGGTCGACGCCCACTCCGTGGTCGGCCTGGCCGGCGCCCTGAACAGCAACGTCGGGCCGGTGCGCGACCAGGATCAACTGGATCGGTCGGCGCCGATTCAGCCCGAGCTGCGCGCCATCGACGCGTACGACGCGGCCGAGACCCTGGTCGAGTGGGTGCGGTCTTACGGCGTCACGACGCTCCATACCGGCCATGGCCCCGGAGCCCTGATCAGCGGGCAGACGATGATCGTCAAGCCCCGCGGCAGCAACACGGATGAGGCGGTCATCGTGCCGGCGCGCATGCTGGCGGCGACCCTGGGCAACGCGGTGACGTCGAACTTCGACTCGCCGGGGACTTCCTCCAAGGGGGTGGCCATGCTGCGCGGCGCCCTGATCGGCGCCCAGGCCTACCAGGAACAGGCCCGCCGGGCGGCGTCGGGCGGGCCGGACGACCCGCAGCCGCCGGCTCCCGATCTGGCCAAGGAGGCCCTGGTTCGCGTGCTCGACGGCGAGTTGTCCCTGCTCGTCACCGCCAACACCGCCACCGAGATCGCGGCGGCGCTCCGCCTGCAGCGCGAGTTCGGCTTCGATCTCGTGCTCGACGGGGCCGCCGAGTCGTACCTGCTGCTGGACGAGATCCGCGAGGCGGGCGTGCCGGTCGTGGTCCACCCGCCGATGAGCCGCGTCCGCAACGCGTCGTTCGAGACGGCCGGCATGCTCGCCGAGGCCGGCATCCCGTTCGCGATCCAGACCGGCTTCGAGGACTACGTGCCCAAGACCCGCGTGCTGCTCTGGGAAGCCGCCATCGCCGCCGCCAACGGCCTGGGCCGGGAAGGGGCGCTGGAGGCGGTCACTCTGGGAGCCGCCCGAATCCTCGGAATCGACGACCGGGTCGGCTCCATCGAAGTGGGCAAGGACGCCGATCTCGTTCTCTACGACGGCGATCCGTTCGAGTACACCAGCCACGTCTGCGGGGTGGTGATCGAGTCTGAGGTGTTCTCCCGCGAGTGTCGCTAA
- a CDS encoding Uma2 family endonuclease — MATAQPVARFTYEDYRATPEDERYELLGGDLIMVPAPNIRHQEVQGRLYYKLTQFILDHELGKLLLAPCDVVLSDTDVVQPDLLFVSREREHLLSGGENVQGAPDLLIEILSPSTADRDRGVKRELYDRHGVTEYWLVDPMAEIVSIHHRKAGRLALSRTFGRRDTLRSPLLVGLELHLDDVFR; from the coding sequence TTGGCCACCGCACAACCCGTCGCCAGGTTCACGTACGAGGACTACCGCGCCACACCGGAGGACGAGCGCTACGAGCTCCTCGGCGGGGATCTGATCATGGTTCCAGCCCCGAACATCAGGCACCAGGAGGTGCAAGGGCGGTTGTACTACAAGCTGACCCAGTTCATCCTCGACCACGAACTGGGGAAGCTCTTGCTCGCTCCCTGCGATGTTGTGCTGTCCGACACCGACGTCGTACAGCCGGATCTGCTGTTCGTTTCCCGGGAACGCGAGCATCTCCTGAGCGGGGGCGAAAACGTGCAGGGTGCGCCTGACCTCTTGATCGAGATTCTGTCGCCGTCGACCGCCGACAGGGACCGGGGAGTCAAGCGCGAGCTCTACGACCGACACGGCGTGACGGAGTACTGGCTGGTCGACCCGATGGCCGAGATCGTCTCCATCCATCACCGAAAGGCGGGCCGGCTGGCGCTCAGCCGGACCTTCGGCCGGCGAGACACACTCCGGTCGCCGCTGCTCGTCGGCCTCGAGCTCCACCTCGACGACGTGTTTCGGTAG
- a CDS encoding amidohydrolase: MPSEPREAAGSLAQSLAVVELPMRIAPVITASCLLLGAAGPAGAQHPDIDREVERLVPQITEIRHHIHEHPELGNREVETAALVADHLRELGFDDVRTGIAHTGVVGILRGGRPGPVIAVRADMDALPVTEETDLPFRSTRRTTYLGQEVGVMHACGHDVHTAVQLGVASILKALQDDLPGTVMFIFQPAEEGPPPGEKGGAALMLEEGVFDELRPEAIFGLHASAHLDVGKAVYTPGGALAAVDHFRVTIRGRQSHGAAPHLGVDPVVMAAQAVSTLQTIRSRNLPPLAPSVVTVGMIRGGTRFNIIPGEVRLEGTVRTYDPEVQNTVERRMREILDGVTRAGGGSFELDYDRITPVTINDLTLTERSVPSLRDALGADNVAVADPWMAGEDFSLFANEVPGFFYLLGTLAPGTTSGDHHSPTFRADDSALPMGMRSMAYLLWDYLHERSGP; the protein is encoded by the coding sequence ATGCCATCGGAACCGCGCGAGGCCGCCGGTTCCTTGGCGCAATCCCTTGCCGTCGTAGAATTGCCTATGCGTATCGCACCCGTCATCACCGCATCCTGTCTGCTCCTTGGGGCCGCGGGTCCGGCCGGCGCGCAGCATCCCGACATCGACCGGGAAGTGGAGCGTCTCGTACCGCAGATCACCGAGATTCGGCACCACATTCACGAGCATCCCGAGCTCGGCAACCGCGAAGTGGAAACGGCGGCGCTGGTGGCCGACCACCTGCGAGAGCTGGGGTTCGACGACGTGCGGACCGGGATCGCGCACACCGGCGTGGTGGGGATCCTGCGCGGGGGCAGGCCCGGGCCGGTCATCGCGGTCCGCGCCGACATGGATGCCCTCCCGGTTACCGAGGAGACCGATCTGCCGTTCCGGTCGACCCGCCGCACGACCTATCTCGGACAGGAAGTGGGGGTCATGCATGCCTGTGGCCACGACGTCCATACCGCGGTGCAGTTGGGCGTGGCCTCGATCCTCAAGGCGCTTCAGGACGACCTGCCGGGCACGGTGATGTTCATCTTTCAGCCGGCCGAGGAAGGGCCCCCGCCGGGCGAAAAGGGCGGCGCGGCGCTGATGCTCGAGGAAGGGGTCTTCGACGAACTTCGCCCGGAGGCGATCTTCGGGCTGCACGCCAGCGCCCATCTCGATGTCGGCAAGGCGGTCTACACGCCGGGCGGCGCGCTGGCGGCGGTCGACCACTTCCGGGTCACCATCCGGGGCCGCCAGTCGCATGGCGCGGCGCCCCACCTGGGCGTCGACCCGGTGGTGATGGCGGCCCAGGCGGTCTCCACGCTGCAGACGATTCGGTCACGCAACCTGCCGCCGCTGGCGCCGAGTGTGGTGACTGTCGGAATGATCCGGGGCGGCACCCGTTTCAACATCATCCCGGGCGAAGTCCGCCTCGAGGGGACGGTGCGCACCTATGACCCCGAGGTTCAGAACACCGTGGAGCGCCGGATGCGGGAGATCCTGGATGGCGTTACCCGCGCCGGCGGCGGATCGTTCGAGCTCGACTACGACCGCATTACGCCGGTGACGATCAACGACCTGACGCTGACCGAACGGTCCGTGCCGAGTCTCCGGGATGCCCTGGGCGCGGACAACGTCGCCGTGGCCGACCCCTGGATGGCAGGGGAGGACTTCTCACTGTTCGCGAACGAGGTGCCGGGCTTCTTCTACCTGCTGGGAACGCTCGCGCCGGGCACGACGTCCGGCGATCACCACTCACCCACGTTCCGCGCCGACGACAGCGCCCTGCCGATGGGCATGCGGTCGATGGCCTACTTGCTCTGGGACTATCTGCACGAGCGGAGCGGCCCGTAG